The Mya arenaria isolate MELC-2E11 chromosome 16, ASM2691426v1 genome includes a window with the following:
- the LOC128221626 gene encoding perlucin-like protein gives MFEDSCYLFGDTDMTFYSALEYCEGLDATLVHINTTDENLFMKTELMQKPNSPSHWIGMTDEAEERTWTYLDGVNVSFTHWGTSQPNNGRAANCAAFWASFDYMWVDEPCTSSFKAI, from the exons ATGTTTGAGGACTCCTGCTACCTGTTTGGAGACACTGATATGACATTCTACAGCGCACTG GAATACTGTGAAGGTCTCGATGCTACCCTAGTCCACATTAACACGACGGACGAAAACCTATTTATGAAGACTGAGTTGATGCAGAAACCGAACA GTCCAAGTCATTGGATCGGCATGACAGACGAGGCGGAAGAAAGAACCTGGACGTATCTGGATGGAGTAAATGTGTCATTCACTCATTGGGGCACATCTCAGCCAAACAACGGACGGGCGGCCAACTGTGCCGCTTTCTGGGCTAGTTTTGACTACATGTGGGTGGACGAACCTTGTACCAGTTCGTTCAAAGCAATCTGA